tgaatgtcgtatgtcgtatgtcgagccgctgaacatttaaaatcaaaatctgaatgtcgtatgtcgtatgttcagcggctgaacattcgaaatctgaatgtcgtatgtcgtatgttgagctgctgaacattcaaaagttaccgtgttggctggtaaaaacacaagatatgaagttttgaatgtcgtatgtcgtatgttcagcggctgaacattcaaaatctgaatgtcgtatgtcgtatgttcagcggctgaacattcaaaatttgaatgtcgtatgtcgtatgtcgagccgctgaacattcaaaatcaaaatctgaatgtcgtatgtcgtatgttcagcggctgaacattcaaaatctgaatgtcgtatgtcgtatgttcaaccgctgaacattcaaaagttacctcgttggctggtaaaagcacaagatatgaagttttgaatgtcgtatgtcgtatgttgagcggctgaatattcaaaatctgaatgtcgtatgtcgtatgtttagcggctgaacattcaaaatctgaatgtcgtatgtcgtatgttcagccgctgaacattcaaaagttacctcgttggctggtaaaaacacaagatatgaagttttgaatgtcgtatgtcgtatgttgagcggctgaacattcaaaaactgaatgttgtatgtcgtttgttgagccgctgaacattcaaaatttgaatgtcgtatgccgtatgtcgagccgctgaacattcaaaatcaaaatctgaatgtcgtatgtcgtatgttcagcggctgaacgttcaaaatctgaatgtcgtatgtcgtatgttgagccgctgaacattcaaaagttaccgtgttggctggtaaaaacacaagatatgaagttttgaatgtcgtatgtcgtatgtcgtatgttgagctaacttcacacagcctaAAAAATAATGTCCTTCCGTAGTCTTAATACAATGCAGAACTTTAATAAGGCTTCTTCATGTGCTACAATATATGTTCTAATTTTTTCtcattgttaaatttattaaggGAAACGAAATTGGTCGAACAAAAATCAAATGTATTGAAAACATATAAATAATCTTGCAACGCCAAGCTTTGTCTCTCTAACAAACCTTTGACCACAGACCAGTATAAGTTCAGTTGGATGCTAATTATATGTCAGTGTTATTATTGATAAAGTGTAGTTCCAggtctatttatagatatgataAAGAGCACGAACGATGTTTAACTGCCTAGCTCACTTTATCTTACCTTTTACATTGGAGTATTATTTTCAGTTCGTGTTGCTGTCATTTGGCATAGACACtgaatttgttgatttttttttattcctgtTTTTTTCTGGTTTTATGTTGTTGACGTTTTGGGTATTGTTACTTTATTTAAATCCATACTAATAACCTGGTACCTTATTTGTTATAAAGGTCTCCAAAGTGATGTCTTCTTTTCCATGTTGTGCAAACTCTGGCCAATGGGTCGCTATTTTGTCTGTATACTTAAGTAGATTcctgtaaaatatgtttttgcaAAACACATAGTACCACGTTTTGAGAAGTATTTATAAATAACAGCACAATAATAGAATTCGAAATTTAACAGtaaacaattttacatttgtaattaaaacGATGATGAACGGATAACAGATTGAAAGACACGTGTCTGAATTAAAATTGCGACTACCTGTCTACAAGGTGTGCTATGACCAGAGCTGAAAGACTCTTTGTAGCGGAGTGAAAGCAAGGCATTGTATCTTGCCTCCACCTTTGATCTGCCTCTTCATCCACCCAGCCTCCCCATAGGTTCACAACCAACTCCCCCTCGTAGTAGGCAGCAACTGAACCTCCTTTGTCCATGCCATTTTCCAAACTGGCCCTAAAACGATGCGGTGAAGGAAAAGTAGAAATTTGTTTCCCATTGGCCAGGAAAATTCCATACTCTGGTGATATTCAATGTTTACAGAAAGGTTTTATTGTTGTAATTGACTGCAAATTCAATTTTACATATTGCATGTTCATTACAAGACTGTTTAACGAGTATTACAGGATCATTACAAGACTGTTTAACGAGTATTACAGCAGGATCATTCTCTGTTTAACAAGTTTACGAGGTATTGCTAATATCCTACTAACATAATCAGGCTATTTAGGGACGGTGTCAATTGATGATAGGAACTGCAGTGCtatcacactgaaatatcatACATGTGTACAATATACTGACACCGGACCAACCAGTTCTTACCACCAGCTGGACATTAGGTAGAAAAGAGCAAGTTCCAATGTTAGAGACGTTTGTCTTGGCCAGCTGACATAACCTATAATCTTCCTAAAATGGACGTTCAAGTAAAGGCTGAAGGTGTCatgacattaggaagaaagaTGTGGCTCCGAAAAAAGAAACGTCTCTTTATTAAGTCGTCGCCTACCAATTATGCAATTCGGACAGCAGGAATAAATAAGGAAGTGAAATTTGTGTGAAAAAGGCGACATTGTGTAGTCATGGAAACGTCACGGATAAATctttacatatcaaaatatctacCAAGCTGATGGAAAATTTTCACGATAATGAAGAATTCTTGTTGGGGTGTATAAGATAATGTCTTACCAATTAGGAAGTATCACATCCTTGTGTACAGTATTAATGAGTGTGAATTATATCAGTATAAAAACGTCAGGTCTTTAACAGTGCTCACCTACTATAGGTTACATAATCAAGATTTGCtttaataatttcaaaaattaaacgATTAGATTGCTGGGATAACTTCTTTATCTGTCTCTACTTGACAGTCGCATATAATAGTGTACATCCCCGAGGAATGTTTATATCCAATTTTTCTAAGTGCAGTTATACAATCATGTAGCTTAATTAGGTTTATATCTGGTCTGGAGATTATTCTGCCTGTCCATCTCTTGTAGCGGGAGAAAAATCCAATCGATCTTGCTGCGGTCGCCATGACCCAAATAACATCAGTTTCATACATATTATCTTTCGCAATGTCGTTTATCTATCTAGCGAGGGTAAAATATACAGCGCTACATGAAATATGACAGAGAGCGTCATTCtctaatgtatttttatatggAATAcgttattttccttttttatagATTGAATGAACCAAACTAGAGCTATCAAAATATTTGGTCTCTTGATCGGGACCGATGGATAAATTGACATATAGAAAGCTACCTCACATGTAGCCTGTAATATTgctattttcatattttacattttgtcgTTTTTACTTGAATATCAAGGTGAACGATTACTACATCGCCTGAACCCCCTGCTATATGAATTATTTTGCTTTTCTGAGTTAATCCAGCATCTTCagaaatcaatataaaatattgttcaaAGCATTGAACTAAAGATATCAATAAAGCTCTTTACCTGAAAACATCTCTGACTTTCTCAAATCCTTCTTTGACGAACCCGTCAACATTTTCTGGCTGTGTAGTGGTAGTCATTGTAACTTCAGTGACCTGATTCTCCTATGAGTGTAGGAGGACAGTGTTTGGAGAAGCCTGCAGTCATGACTCATAGCTAACGCTGCTTTCATTATTAACTGCACAAATGGCCACGCAGCTTAATATTTTGTGTCCAATATGTGATTTTATAAAACTGGGTATGGAATATTGAAAGATTGATAAATAAGACAACTTTCAGgtgtttaaataaataatgtattaatgTACTCATATGTTGAAactgttttattgaaaatttgttatttgaatACTTACAAAATATACCGCTTTGTGAGGGAAAATGAGAAAGATTGGCAGCTTCAAGCTTGATCGGAGGTAGCCTACTTATCACGTGACTATCACATGACCTGGTTTTGCGAAACATCGAAATGTCCAAGCCAACACCCTGAACTAAGCTGTCAGTTCGCTGCTTGTAAAGAAGAATTAGTCTCCTCGCATTTCTTTGTCATATTACCCAAGAATATTCTAGTTTTTGCCCATTTGGAATCACTTAAAATCGTTTTCTTTCTATCCATGTACTCTTCAGAAGGAAAGACTCATGAGTCGGCAATCAACcatctttgtttttatatctaaattccCCGCAAAGCAAATGCCAGTCATATTGTTCACACGTTAATATAGGCTTAGTctgatgttcaatccatttgatttccaataaaatatgttgaaatgtaaaatattgttcACACGTTCTCGAAAAATAATGATATGAATTAGTGTTGAGTCGcagttattatttgtttattataattaacagGAAGTGTTAGCACTCTTTCAGATATATTTCCACTTCTTATCGGCTATTAAATCGAAATCAAATCATGGAGTCCTTTCAATGATATACGAAGTTCATTCCTATTATATTTCAGATTCGACCTATCAATCCCATTAAATGTGTTTGTAAATTCCGGGACATGTGTAAGATCTGCCAGACCAGGAAACTAGATGTACAATTAAAGTCGCTAACAGGTATATTTTACTTACACTAATAAAATACCTTTTTACTTATGTTGAATAGAAATGGTGAAGTCCACTGGCAAATTAATGTACATAGCAAATGGATAACATATTATAACTCgctgtttaaatatattttaatttcatttcatgaaatGGTATCTAAACTCgtaaataaacaattgtcactttccagctatatatataactataacatTTCCCTCTCTCCCTTGCAGACGATAATAATACATTTCACATGGGTCACACTGTCTCTAATTATAAAACTATGAAGCGCACGTCACCTACTGGTCAAGACGGCGATAGTACGAAGGACTTCAGTAAGAAGCACGTGTCCCCAACTCTACCAACTGGTACTACCACTACCCACTTGGAATATACTGATTCTTTCCATGGTCTTCTTTTACGGAAAAAAGAGCTGAAAGACAAACGACCGGGCTGGCACGGGCCATTAATGATTGTACTGCTCATCCTACTGATCACCATTACCGTTGTGTGTGTGATCTATTGGCGTCAACGCAGTGAGTATACTTGCTGTAGGAGCTCATAGGCAGAGATATTGACATCAAGAATCTGTGGagttcaaatatcaaaataattatgtCAATCGTTTTTTTATAATGCTAAAAAACCTTTCTGTCCTAgattttcataaataaaaaagaaacttACATGCAAGTAGAGCTCTCATTTTATGTAAGACAGATTGAAATAGCTAATGGGAAACAGCTCGGTTAAAATGAAACTATTCAATCTtggaatataaaataaaactaacAAATAGTTCTGTTTTCTCGGCTTGTTCTAACTTAAAACTATTTTAATGCTTTCCTCTTATTAAACTATCAAGATGCTACATTTTGTGTTTGCAGAGCGGATGTCGACCAGCCAGGGTAAGAGCTTGAAACTGTGCCCAAATCACATCATAGATGGCTTTTGTGAGACAAGTAAAATGTCCTTGAAAGGAATTAAAGGCGAGTACTATCAAAATTAATTGTTCTTATTCCAGTAATATCATCTTGTCATATCCTTTATAACTTATTACGTACAACCAACACATGCCCTATACTTTTTAGCATTCTACCCCGAGTTATGCTTTacttttaatgttaaataattATGCCCCTCTATCCAGTTAACACGCTATCAATATTGcgctgtttttatttcttttaataacACCATATGCTTGCATCTGTAAGCCGTTATCGAaattattttatgatttgtagatttaaaaagaataaaacaattatCACCTTTGATCATTTGATTCTAGACAAAGATGTCTCTAGCCCTGTGTGTGAGAAAATGGATGTTTCCTGGACGAAAACGGAGGAGGAAGATCAGGATGCTTATGATTCTGGTTTTGACAGCAACAAAAATTGGAGAGAACGTAATGTGCCTGCTGATAAATGCGATATGTCAAAACCCGGAAACGACCAAATCAGCAATTGTAATTCACTTTGCGATGTATCTGACGGAGCTTTTATCGCCAATTCTCTTATATGGGCAGACATGGACAGATATATGTCTGACAGTGTGTGCACTATACATTCATTGTCGAGTGAgaacaaagggagacaatcatcttcaaaacattttaattgtaacaaATATACTAACCCAGCGAATAGTATAGGTATAAGTTCTCAAATTACTCGAGTGGACAAAGACATcatacaacaacaaaacatttgtaaatatggatatacaaatgaaaatgcATGTAAAAGCAAACGCAAATACGGTAATTCAGGGTTATTTTGGAAGACTTCTCCGCTGACACTTTTAAccaaaaaaacaagaaatttcCACAATAAAATGGAAATATCTGAGCAATCAAGAATGTTAGAAACGGTAGCAAGTGAACAGCAAATTGAATATCCCATGTCTCTTTCTCTTAATTCTGCGGAATCAGCTAAAACGCTAAACGTTTTTGGAGAAGAAGAATGGAAAA
Above is a window of Pecten maximus chromosome 7, xPecMax1.1, whole genome shotgun sequence DNA encoding:
- the LOC117330537 gene encoding beta-lactamase domain-containing protein 2-like — protein: MDKGGSVAAYYEGELVVNLWGGWVDEEADQRWRQDTMPCFHSATKSLSALVIAHLVDRNLLKYTDKIATHWPEFAQHGKEDITLETFITNKAGLSGTREPVPVRLLLDDPKKLGDILAKQKPLWEPGM
- the LOC117330535 gene encoding uncharacterized protein LOC117330535, whose amino-acid sequence is MRQKYFPNKMFSQQVFILCALILTFSSASDLECGPKVQVLCSINKAEPEPDNYKWRVPACTHTSSENKEIGLKYSKPPDSLKGLRQFELRIYMNKTKLIDVALNNTNTETKCRFKNLESAEYSIRIRPINPIKCVCKFRDMCKICQTRKLDVQLKSLTDDNNTFHMGHTVSNYKTMKRTSPTGQDGDSTKDFSKKHVSPTLPTGTTTTHLEYTDSFHGLLLRKKELKDKRPGWHGPLMIVLLILLITITVVCVIYWRQRKRMSTSQGKSLKLCPNHIIDGFCETSKMSLKGIKDKDVSSPVCEKMDVSWTKTEEEDQDAYDSGFDSNKNWRERNVPADKCDMSKPGNDQISNCNSLCDVSDGAFIANSLIWADMDRYMSDSVCTIHSLSSENKGRQSSSKHFNCNKYTNPANSIGISSQITRVDKDIIQQQNICKYGYTNENACKSKRKYGNSGLFWKTSPLTLLTKKTRNFHNKMEISEQSRMLETVASEQQIEYPMSLSLNSAESAKTLNVFGEEEWKNNKYSNRPFRNSNHLKYEYNDDINDAISLGEISL